A segment of the Mauremys mutica isolate MM-2020 ecotype Southern chromosome 7, ASM2049712v1, whole genome shotgun sequence genome:
atgtagctgaagtcgatgtacttagatctacttaccacggtgtctttactacggtgagtcaactgctgtcgctcccccatcgactctgcctgcacctcctcTCCGAGTgcagtacaggagtcgacgggagagcgcttggggattgatcgctgcccgccaatccggccggtagtgaagacataccctaaagaaAATTTGTGTTTTTCTTTGGAATTATTTCTTCCTGATATTTGTTTTTATGCATACCAAGATTTCTTCTGTCTGACTCTGTACAAATGAATTGTTTTTAGCTCGTAACCATTGAAAAGACACCTCATTTTTGCCATGTCTCCCACTTACAGAAGTACTTTCTGGGTATACTTCTTGCCTTTGGCATCTTGGTGACACTATGCGATGCGTTCTGTTTTTATATACGAAATGACCCATTGGAATCTACCAAAGGTAAGAACCACAAACACTCTCTTTGACTTGGTCTATGTTAGCTGATCGCCATTGAGAATAGCCAGGAAAAGTATGAGAGGTATGAAAGAGGGATCAAGAGGGTAATGTAGAAGACCCCCCCAAATTATATATTTAGAGTGGAGGCAGTGGGCAAGAGGCGTGCACAGAAAGCATCACAGAAGGCAGACATCCAATGGATTTGACTCAAGCAAGTAGCTTTTGTGTGTTCTGATGCTGTGTAGTGACAGTGTCCATTCTAGTTGGATCCCCTTCCCTTTCTGTTCTATTCCAAAGAATAACATGAATCCAAACTCTAAATAAGGGACACAAGACTTTCTCTATGTAAGTGACTGACAGAGAAGCCCCAGTACAGCGATTCCACACGTGTAGGTTTTCTAGTGGGTTTGGAGGCCATCATTTTGTTTAAGCAGACTCATACTGGAGTTGATGGCAGTTTTAAGTGAGTTATTCTGGCAGGATATGGCCCCGGTTATTTACTGCTCATTGTCACAAAAGATTTGTCCCACGAGTgcagaaaacaaagagaaaatcaGCTCGTGCTCTCAAAGTAGTAAACGAGGCTGAAAGGTAACTCAGGTGAACACAAAAGTGGAGGGAACTACATTTCAGCTGAACCCTACCAACACATGCCCATCAATCATTTACAAGATGCATAGAGATATTTAAGTTGTTAGTCATCTGTCAGTGTTTAAGGgaagggtttgggtttttgttcTATTGTAGGTTGTAGACAAGATGGAGAGCTGCATGGATTTGGTACCTCTTGGACTGCAAATTGCAACAGATGTCACTGCAACCAGAATGGAATACGCTGTTGCTCCACGTAAGATCAACAGAACCTGTAGCGTCTTTCCTGCGTGAAAGCCACATGATGCTCTCACCACCCACACTTTGAATAAACACACTATCAAAGTCACAGCTCCACCAAGAGATCTTTTCCACCCATTGGGTCAATGGCTGCATGCTCCTTAGCTTACATCCTAGCCACTGGTATTAGAGGCAGCCTTGCTGGAAACATATCGAGTTGCCTGGCTGTATGGCTTTCCTTAGAGCTGCTTGTGACACTCACAAATCCCTTGGTTAATGCTGATACTGAACTTGGCACTGTACAACAAATGTTAATACAGTCCCTTTCCATGTTAGTTAGAGGATCTTCAATAGTTCTAGAAAGTGTGCATATATCCTGGTGTAGGATATGGTCACAGGTGTCTAACACCACACAGAACTGGACAGGAAGTGATGGGGAATACTTTATCCATCTGTAATTGTATGGGGAATGAAGTTCACTGAAATTTGATCTGGTCACTGCGACTAACACCCGTAGCTTTATGAAATATGCCACAGGATTTCTGATGATCAGAGAGGAagaatagtccagtggttagggtttTAGCTGGGACATGGAGAACTGCGTTAAATTCACTGCTCTGCCACACATTTcatgtgtgacctcaggcaagtcactttgttttctctgcctcagtctcctatctgtaaaatggggataatggcactgCTCTGCCTCACAGAAGCATGAGGAGGATAAATACCCTAAGATGTCCTAcaccttgttgtttacatactccAAACAGTTCCCCCCATGAGAAAGAAAGCAGCATATGAAGCTTCTACCTAAGACATTACTAGGAATAGGAAAATTTCTTTTGCAAATTTAGCTCATGTTAAAAAATACGGCCTCCAGGTTTAGGAGAGGAGCTCAGATTTCTGGAGTTCAATTTCCGTTTTTCTAGCAGTGATGTCTCAGGCCAGGCCTGACTCAACTGGCTAGAAAGGAGAAGATGTAAGAATGAGAATAAGCCATCGGGTGAAATTAGTTTGCAGACCCTTGTCGAATGACAAAGAATGAAACATGAGCAGCAAAAAGGGGCTCAGCTAATCAAACTATTAGCTAGAAAACAGCTCTGCCAGCTCTAACGCCTCCCAACACAATCTCTTCCTGCCAGAAGTGCGGATGCTGTCATCACTGGAAATAGTTTGTATCTCATTCTCACAGCCTGATATTTGCTCTTTTCTCTTCCAATGACAGCTACCATTCGCCTAGGGGTTATGACGAGGAAAAATGTGAAAGCATTTTCAACAAGGACACCTGCAGCTACAGTGTGGTGGAGAAGGCCGACCCCTCGAAAGCCTGCGAGGTCCGTGGTTGGGTGGGTTAATTACAAATCCACTTAGAATTTCTCTGCATAGTGCCTTTTCTTCCCCTTCTATGGATGATCAACAATAGAATGCATCTGTTCTTCAGAGATTCATGATGGTCTTTTAAGCATCACTACTAACAGCTGGTTTTTCTTCTCCTTGTTGAGTAGCAGTTCAGTGTGTGACAATGCACTGTACCTGATTCTATATTGTTTCTGTTATTCCCTGAGCTTTGATCAGCCAAATTAAATAAACTCAGATGAAGCATCAGAAGTCCCTGAGTGTTTTCTTTATAAGAACTAAATAACAATGGggccccctctccttcctttgAGGAGAGCACACTGATTTTGGCAGTTTTTCTTACTGCGATGGGTGAATCGGTTCAGGAAAACAGTAAGAACCAGCCTGTATTTCCTGAACCACTTCTGTGCCCTTTGTCCAGGTTCATATATGTTCATGAAGGCTCCATCCATCTCAATTTCCAGTGCAGCCAGGCTTCTCTCACACTCAGCTACCACCTGATTGACTGCAAGAGCCAGCAGGTACCCAGATCCAGCATTCTACTCTGTTTGCACATGCCAGATGCCAGGCTTCCTTCTGGCCCACGATTCTTCGAACACTGAACGGGTTCATCATTATCATTCACCAGCAGGAAATCAAACTAGCAGTGGGAACAGTGCTCCAGTTTCAGGAGCACCCAGCTAGCTGGGAACACAGCACTACCACCCTTTGTAACAGCTGTACCTCTGAGCCGTGCTAGCCCTTGAAGCTGAGCAACCTCTGTTTGGTGACTGGTATGTCATTAGCTTGGCATCATCTGCTCACCGGTAACACGACGTAAGTACATTGAGTATTAGGAATCAATGCACTATTTGGAATATAGTGTATTATAAAGCAGCAAGGGAAAAACTACTGGGGGAAAGGATCAAGGGCATCGGAAGACATTCCCTTTCTTGAGGTAATCCCTTCTTTAACTCAAGCTTTCTCCTAGGGTTAACCTGTCAGCACTGTGTGGGGAGTGACTGGGACAACTGGATTCCTACATGCAATCTCTGCTCATTGTGCTGAACTGTTAGCCCTTAATGCCAGCCTTGGCAACAGGGAGGTCTTGGCAAGActagcagagtcagaatgagctctatcctgacatctggtggtgagctgtggaaaaggactttaGTGGCTGATCTCGTTTGCCCGGGGAAagccaccctgcctagcatgatggactgcttgtccaaatggtcactttggctgctgtgggatcctcagtctctttgttattggggatgagtaataaagtgttgttaccctggttatgtgaatcaaggacagtagaactgtacttagcattTTATGAAGGAGGGACGAGCCCTCAaataagtagcacttgctaggcaaggGGCATGGGCTCCAAAGACCAGTGAGTTGAGAGAGGATGGAGAGTAGTCTGGTGGGGTGGGTCCTTTATGAgggttttaaaaagcaattttggCTCCTTTTCTTTCCGTGCTATAATAATAGAACTCATTTTGACTCTGTTAGAAGTCTTGTTAGGTGctgtggagctgaaatcactgattccTAGGTTTAAGTATTACATCTATTTTGGGCTACTGGTTCTGAGCATGCTAACAATAAAGTGATGGGGGCCTACCCCCTTGCCCCACTAACACTTGAagttactaagagctgaaatcactgaaagctGTGTTAAGTGGGGAGCTAGGAGAGAGGTGTGGCTGgtggtgaagactgcagcagaaccccacagagaggtgTGGCAATCCACTATCTGGAGCAGCTAAGCATGTAAGGTGCTCCCATAGTTTCCCCTAACCCCTTTTCCCTCAGGCTAGAaagtaaactctgcagatgaacttctgaatTCGGGGGCtaaaccagggccacccagaggattccgggggcctggggtcttcggcagcggggggcccttccgttccgggacccgccgccgaagtgccccgaagacccgcggcgggggccccccccgccgccgaattaccgccaaagcgggacccgccgccgaattgcagcccggtcttcggcggtaattcgacagtggggggccccccgctgcgggtcttcggggcacttcggcggtgggtcccggaacggaagggcccccccgccgctgaattaccgccgaagacagagctgaacttcggcggcgggtcccgctccgtcttcggtggtaattcgccagtgggggggtctgtccaccccggagcggaaggaccccccgccggcgaagaccgggagcagaagaagctcctgcgcccggccctgcaagagttttccaggcccctcagagcgagtgagggaccccgctccaggggccccaaaaaactcttgtgggggcccctgtggggctcggggcaaattgcccctcttgccgcccccctctgggcggccctgggctacACTGAGCAAGGACAAAAACTGTGTTTGAGGGggtgacttttgggttgctggactcaagaaccaTTCTGAGGCTGCACTAACCAAGGGCAGAAACTGTGGGTGGCGTGattgttgggttgctggacttaagaccctgaggggataGGCCACTGCCAagcttacttgggggtgggtcttttgcttatggtttgttaTCAATCCTCTTTGTGGTGTTTCCCACATAATGCCACATTGCTTCCcacctttattaaaaggcttttgctacactcagattctgtgcttgcgagaggggaagtattgcctcctagaggcacacAGGGGGGTGGTCTGTAATtgttccaggtcactgggtgggggcttgagtgggttttgcattgtgttattgaaaaggaactcctagatactgaacccagcccttgctgctgctaattctgacaggcagaagggttacacaaggaCGCTTCTTATGAAATTCCTGTGATGTAGTAACAGGAACCCTAGTTCTTCGCCTCCTTCCTACTTATTTGTTTCATCTGCATGTCAGAACTTTGTGAGTAACTGATTTTCAGgtcctggggggaaaaaatcattttgggtccaaCCTGAAACTGAAATTTTTTGGATTTTTCAGTGACTCAAACCCTCAGACTTATTttattttgggtcaaatgaaagaTTTACTCCACCCCAAATGTAGTGTTTCACTTCTACTCTGAGCGTTTttgaaaataaaagcaaatggAATTTAGAAACCCAGAGCTAGATTCACAGAGCTGAGGAGAGGGTGGAGGTGCCCCATTTCTATCCCATATTCCAGGGGTGAGGGGCTGAGCAGCCGGCTGGATgtgggagatctaggttcaaatcccccctctggAGCAGGGATATGACCCTGTGTCTCCCACCCCTCAGTGAGTTCCCTAGCCACCAGGCTATTGTGGGGGTGGCCGCTCTGAATTTCTTCTgctgaagctgtttcacttttGGTTAAACTTTACCTGTTCCTTGGGCTAGAAAGAGCACGTGAGTGACTCCAGGCTGGGACATGGGGTGTTCACCTGGGAGCGGGGGACACCTGCAGTGTAgttcctgctccaatgactatttattTATAGAGAGTGGAACAgtgtcaacaggagagactgagaaagcTCCACCCTTGAATACACAGTAGCCTGGGAGTTAGGGAATACCCTGGGGTTGCAAAAGGCCTGGGTCCCCAGCCCCTGCTtctgagtggggatttgaacatGGATCTCCCACCTGTCAGCTGGGCTCCTGGATGTAAGGAGAATTGCCCCAGTTTTGTGAATTTAGCCATGTCAGCTGGCTCCCTGTAGCCCTCCGAAGAAACTCCTGCCCAGCAGCTTGCAAGAGCCGCACCTCTCCAGATCAAACACTGCTCACAACTTGTGCTCTGAAAACCTGAAGGAGCCTGCAATGAAGATGGTTGGGGCAGGTGCTGGGTCTGGAATGCTGAGTGAACAAGAGGGTGCTGAGTTAGATCTTTTTCATCTTTTGAAAATGCTTCTTCCTCCACAAGCATAAACCAAACTAGCACGTGCAccatgcttcagccccagactCCCCGCACACCTGAGACTCACGCAGATCCCACAGGGCTTGTAGctgtggaagaggaaaacaagtccTGGGATGCAAATCACAATGTGCATGATGACTTCCACAACGTACAGAACAGGCAGGAAAGATCAGAAGGTCCACGAATGTTTGCAGAACAGGCCTGATGTAGTTTGTCCAGCTCTTTCCCACACGTGCCCCATCTCCCATACTGCCTTCCCAAACTCCTACAATACCTTCATTTTCATCCTAGAAGTTGGGACCTGTAGCTTCACCTACTTCCCCACCTTGTCTGGGATCCCGTGCTCCCTTCCTTGGGGTCTCCAGCAGGTGCCAGGTGCCAACCCTCCACCCCTAGAGCTTTGCAAAGGATAGCAGCAAACAGGTAGAGCCAGCAAATCCATTGGGAGTCTTGTGTGTACTTGCACACGCATGCCAGCGAGTAGTCTGAGTGTTCTGCCCCG
Coding sequences within it:
- the LOC123374092 gene encoding beta-microseminoprotein-like isoform X1; translated protein: MKYFLGILLAFGILVTLCDAFCFYIRNDPLESTKGCRQDGELHGFGTSWTANCNRCHCNQNGIRCCSTYHSPRGYDEEKCESIFNKDTCSYSVVEKADPSKACEVRGWVG